In a single window of the Acidobacteriota bacterium genome:
- a CDS encoding sigma-70 family RNA polymerase sigma factor, whose product MLRNKTDEELVELAVSHDADAFGEIVRRWERKIFALCFGMLSREEDARDASQETFIAAYRNIGSFRGDAKVSSWLHRIAVNQCLTIMRRRKARPEDLIDEEQAASDRIFSVPVEKAPGGIAERKERIEAVRRAVNSLPFELKEVVIMKEFEEMTFQEISETLSIPLSTVKSRVYTALRQLRSKLEKSELEVI is encoded by the coding sequence ATGCTGCGAAACAAGACGGATGAAGAGCTTGTCGAACTGGCTGTATCGCATGATGCGGACGCCTTCGGCGAAATCGTTAGAAGGTGGGAACGAAAGATCTTCGCTCTTTGCTTCGGCATGCTTTCTCGGGAAGAAGATGCGAGAGACGCTTCGCAGGAGACGTTCATTGCGGCTTATCGAAACATCGGTTCATTCCGGGGAGATGCTAAGGTTTCGTCCTGGCTTCATCGGATCGCGGTCAATCAGTGTCTGACCATAATGCGGCGGCGAAAAGCCCGCCCTGAAGACCTTATCGATGAAGAGCAAGCGGCATCTGACCGCATCTTCAGCGTTCCTGTCGAAAAGGCTCCGGGCGGCATCGCTGAAAGAAAAGAACGGATAGAGGCTGTCAGGCGTGCCGTAAATTCGCTGCCTTTTGAACTTAAAGAAGTGGTGATCATGAAAGAGTTTGAAGAAATGACCTTTCAGGAAATATCCGAAACCCTTTCAATTCCGCTCAGCACCGTCAAAAGCCGTGTTTATACGGCCTTAAGGCAACTCCGTTCGAAACTGGAGAAGAGCGAATTAGAAGTAATTTAG
- a CDS encoding Spy/CpxP family protein refolding chaperone yields the protein MKSSGTIFFFILMTLSFGAVHSFSQQGNMPNDRPNIGRQAGPPQDIRANMLRRLGLTSEQVVSLRKMNAERLPKTETAQLRLRQANRSLDEAIYADSFSQELYETRLREVQNAQAEVTRLRFEGELAIRKVLTSEQLTRFKEMRERFEQLRPQPGPMRPMPGPGMRGPMRGDGPKRQPPPEPPDERN from the coding sequence ATGAAAAGCTCTGGCACGATATTTTTCTTTATTCTCATGACATTGTCGTTCGGCGCCGTTCATTCCTTTTCGCAGCAAGGCAATATGCCTAATGATCGGCCCAACATTGGCCGGCAGGCAGGGCCGCCTCAAGATATTCGTGCGAATATGCTTCGACGGCTCGGATTGACCAGTGAGCAGGTCGTTTCATTGCGAAAAATGAATGCGGAACGGCTTCCCAAAACCGAAACAGCGCAATTAAGGCTCCGGCAGGCAAATCGGAGCCTTGACGAAGCCATATATGCGGATAGTTTCTCTCAAGAACTGTATGAAACCCGTCTGCGCGAAGTGCAGAACGCCCAAGCCGAGGTCACCAGGCTGCGGTTTGAAGGTGAATTGGCGATCAGAAAGGTATTGACATCCGAGCAGCTTACTCGGTTTAAAGAGATGCGCGAAAGATTTGAACAGTTGCGCCCGCAGCCGGGGCCGATGCGGCCAATGCCCGGGCCCGGCATGCGCGGCCCAATGAGGGGCGATGGGCCAAAACGGCAACCTCCGCCCGAACCTCCGGACGAAAGAAACTAG
- a CDS encoding ABC transporter permease yields MNPVIKFIVELQDVTNLLWRALKGLRKRPRYFREMMIQMDEIGVGSLAIVALTGFFTGGVLIIQAYPTLAYYGAQSNAGQGVATSLIRELGPVLSALIVAGRVGSAISAELGSMVVSQQIDAMRALGTSPVRKLVTPRIAALVITLPLLTIAADICGLIGGGLVAQQMYGLDVNTYISSVRTGTNIDDVLGGLIKPLVFGFLIGLISCHKGLNTTGGTVGVGRSTTQAVVASSIAVIISDFFLAKILQSALKTTLF; encoded by the coding sequence ATGAACCCCGTTATCAAGTTTATTGTCGAGCTGCAAGACGTTACAAACCTTCTGTGGCGCGCTTTAAAGGGGCTCAGAAAGCGCCCCAGATATTTTCGTGAAATGATGATCCAAATGGACGAGATCGGGGTCGGCTCTCTCGCCATTGTTGCTCTTACGGGGTTTTTCACAGGCGGTGTGCTCATCATTCAGGCCTATCCTACTCTTGCTTACTATGGTGCCCAAAGTAATGCCGGCCAAGGGGTCGCCACCTCATTGATCCGCGAACTGGGACCTGTTTTAAGTGCTCTGATCGTTGCAGGCCGCGTGGGCTCAGCGATCTCCGCAGAGTTGGGTTCGATGGTTGTTTCGCAGCAGATCGACGCCATGCGGGCACTGGGTACCTCACCGGTACGTAAGCTTGTGACCCCGCGAATCGCGGCTCTTGTGATCACGCTGCCGCTGCTGACCATCGCGGCGGACATCTGCGGACTTATCGGCGGCGGGTTGGTCGCACAGCAGATGTACGGGCTGGATGTGAACACCTATATTTCGTCGGTTAGAACCGGCACCAACATCGATGACGTTTTGGGCGGATTGATCAAGCCGCTGGTTTTTGGTTTTCTGATCGGCTTGATCTCATGCCATAAAGGATTGAACACTACAGGCGGAACGGTCGGTGTTGGCAGGTCGACGACCCAAGCGGTCGTCGCATCGTCGATCGCGGTCATTATCTCGGATTTCTTCCTCGCCAAAATTCTTCAGTCGGCCCTTAAGACAACACTATTCTAG
- a CDS encoding ATP-binding cassette domain-containing protein, whose protein sequence is MEIADGKLHAEEIASTTEGNRPPAIEFREVDLAFDDLVILDKVSFTVDRGETRIVLGGSGTGKSTIINLILGLLKPDAGRIMIDGQDITDFEDMDLMRIRKRIGMVFQEGALFDSLSVYENVAYRLHEQGIDEEEVEHEVRRMLQFVGLEDAIDKMPIELSGGMRRRVGIARALTGDPDIVLFDEPTAGLDPPSARNICELAIKLRDIESVTSIFVTHEMDNLGYLSNEYAVIDENGNVQFEREGNKLCMMNTSIMMLRGGRIIFQGSDEQLRQVDDPYIQRFVSPSYV, encoded by the coding sequence ATGGAAATTGCAGACGGAAAACTCCACGCGGAGGAAATCGCTTCTACGACCGAAGGCAATCGCCCTCCCGCGATCGAATTTCGCGAAGTGGATCTGGCTTTCGACGATCTCGTTATCTTGGACAAGGTAAGTTTCACCGTTGACCGAGGGGAAACACGGATAGTATTGGGCGGTTCAGGCACGGGAAAATCAACCATAATTAATCTCATCTTAGGGCTTTTAAAGCCCGATGCGGGTCGGATAATGATCGACGGGCAAGACATTACGGATTTTGAAGATATGGACCTGATGCGGATCCGTAAGCGCATCGGTATGGTATTTCAGGAAGGAGCATTATTCGATTCCCTCTCTGTTTACGAGAATGTCGCTTATCGATTGCATGAACAAGGTATCGATGAAGAAGAGGTAGAACACGAGGTTAGGCGCATGCTTCAGTTCGTTGGACTCGAGGATGCGATCGACAAGATGCCGATCGAGCTTTCGGGCGGTATGCGGCGGCGTGTCGGGATCGCTCGGGCTCTAACGGGCGATCCTGACATTGTTTTGTTCGACGAACCGACCGCGGGCCTTGATCCGCCGAGCGCAAGGAATATATGCGAACTTGCGATCAAATTGCGTGACATCGAAAGCGTAACGTCGATCTTTGTTACCCATGAGATGGACAATCTCGGCTATTTATCGAATGAATATGCGGTTATCGATGAGAACGGCAACGTGCAATTTGAACGAGAAGGCAATAAACTTTGTATGATGAACACCAGCATAATGATGCTTCGAGGCGGTCGTATCATCTTTCAGGGGTCCGACGAACAGCTTCGGCAGGTTGATGATCCGTACATCCAAAGATTTGTTAGCCCCAGCTACGTGTAA
- a CDS encoding MCE family protein produces the protein MPRRNQKITVSDLRVGIFVLAALLLTAFLILNSTGSFNPFEKKMRLKARFVSADGLHPGADVQLAGVSIGKVESVRFLEPDSEEPERIEATLTVAQELERKPISELIRTDSAAQLVATSVLGNDKMINISPGTSNGTPITENALLKSSAAISLNQLTSTGNDLLTQMKKLAAPANEIMQKANRGDGTLGRIINDEQLYESLEASIDEIRGTMQRLQATVDKVNRGEGTAGKLFNDPSLYEGLNNTVKQLEAISGDIKAGRGTAGRIVNDDALYNETKAAVTELRTAATKISEIADDVRLITADLRDGKGTVGRLLKDEKLQNDVETTVSKLNSTVSRLDVILGDAQAGKGTIGRLVTDETLYNSINQTANNVATFTGEGTKLLDDFRRNPKKYLSIKLSLF, from the coding sequence ATGCCGCGACGAAATCAAAAAATAACTGTCAGTGACCTGCGAGTCGGGATCTTCGTTCTCGCTGCATTGCTGCTCACCGCATTTTTGATACTCAACTCAACCGGCAGCTTCAACCCATTCGAAAAGAAGATGCGTCTGAAAGCTCGATTTGTATCGGCTGACGGGCTGCATCCCGGAGCAGATGTGCAGCTCGCAGGTGTTTCGATCGGCAAGGTAGAGTCTGTTCGATTTCTGGAACCGGACTCGGAAGAACCCGAACGCATAGAGGCAACATTGACCGTTGCTCAGGAGTTGGAAAGAAAACCAATTTCGGAGCTGATTCGTACAGATTCTGCAGCACAACTCGTTGCGACATCCGTGCTCGGCAATGACAAAATGATCAACATTTCGCCCGGAACATCTAATGGCACGCCGATCACTGAGAACGCCCTGCTGAAATCTTCAGCGGCCATATCGCTGAACCAATTGACGTCAACGGGAAACGACCTTTTGACGCAAATGAAGAAACTTGCCGCCCCTGCCAATGAGATAATGCAGAAAGCGAACCGAGGCGATGGAACTCTGGGACGAATAATTAATGATGAGCAGCTTTACGAATCGTTGGAAGCCTCGATAGATGAGATCCGAGGCACAATGCAGCGTCTTCAAGCAACTGTGGACAAAGTTAACCGCGGCGAAGGTACCGCGGGCAAGCTTTTCAATGACCCATCGCTCTACGAAGGACTGAACAATACGGTCAAGCAGCTTGAAGCGATCTCAGGCGATATCAAGGCCGGCCGCGGAACTGCCGGAAGGATTGTCAATGACGATGCTCTATACAATGAAACCAAAGCGGCAGTGACGGAGCTCCGGACCGCTGCGACCAAGATCTCTGAGATAGCCGACGATGTGCGGCTGATCACAGCCGATCTTCGCGACGGCAAAGGCACTGTGGGCCGACTGCTAAAGGACGAAAAGCTTCAGAACGATGTGGAAACTACTGTATCTAAGCTTAATTCTACGGTGTCACGGCTCGATGTGATCCTCGGCGACGCGCAGGCCGGAAAGGGCACTATTGGCCGTCTTGTTACGGACGAAACTCTTTACAACAGTATCAATCAGACGGCGAACAACGTGGCAACGTTTACAGGAGAGGGGACAAAACTCTTGGACGATTTCCGGCGAAACCCCAAGAAATATTTATCTATCAAACTGTCGCTTTTCTAG
- the secG gene encoding preprotein translocase subunit SecG, with protein MLLYVLYAIFFISCFVLVAAVLLQPGKTDAGALFTSNVSSTAFNPRGTATVLSKITIGAAVAFMLSALFISMPALTGNVSVLSSNPDAPAEVESVVPAESNTNTEQTAPVETNTNGTAPAANAEAPAANTETPANK; from the coding sequence ATGTTGCTTTACGTTTTATACGCAATTTTCTTTATTTCCTGCTTCGTGCTCGTAGCAGCAGTTTTGCTGCAACCCGGAAAGACCGATGCGGGAGCTCTTTTTACGAGCAATGTTTCCAGTACGGCCTTTAATCCGCGTGGTACGGCGACCGTTCTTTCAAAGATCACTATCGGCGCAGCAGTTGCTTTCATGCTGTCTGCATTGTTTATTTCCATGCCCGCTTTGACCGGAAACGTATCTGTGCTTTCAAGCAACCCCGATGCTCCCGCTGAGGTAGAATCTGTCGTTCCTGCCGAAAGCAATACGAATACCGAGCAGACGGCTCCTGTGGAAACGAATACGAATGGAACGGCACCTGCCGCAAATGCGGAAGCACCGGCGGCTAATACCGAAACACCGGCCAATAAGTAG
- a CDS encoding triose-phosphate isomerase — MRKPVIAGNWKMYKLIGDSVDTAVSLKPLVANANHCEVIIAPVFTAIKPVADRLEGSNIRIAAQDCAMQDEFGAHTGEVTPSMLKDAGCSCVIIGHSERRQFYGETDNSVNRKVKAALSAGMNAIVCVGEQLSEREAGNAESVVATQLSGGHNGLTGNDMERIIIAYEPVWAIGTGKTATPEQAQEMHGYIRRFLAEKHGSYAAETTRILYGGSVKPENIGDLMSQNDIDGALVGGASLEAESFAGIVNYRR; from the coding sequence ATGAGAAAGCCCGTTATCGCAGGCAATTGGAAGATGTATAAGCTGATCGGCGATTCGGTCGATACTGCAGTTTCACTCAAGCCGCTGGTCGCAAATGCGAATCACTGTGAGGTCATCATCGCGCCCGTCTTCACCGCCATCAAGCCCGTTGCGGATAGGCTGGAAGGCTCTAACATCCGGATCGCGGCCCAAGATTGTGCTATGCAGGACGAATTCGGAGCTCACACGGGGGAAGTTACGCCTTCGATGCTGAAAGATGCCGGTTGCTCCTGCGTCATCATCGGACATAGTGAACGCAGGCAATTCTACGGCGAGACCGACAATTCCGTAAATCGTAAGGTCAAGGCCGCCTTATCTGCCGGCATGAACGCGATCGTTTGCGTTGGCGAGCAGCTGAGTGAAAGGGAAGCCGGCAATGCGGAAAGCGTCGTAGCAACTCAGCTTTCAGGCGGGCACAATGGTTTGACAGGCAATGATATGGAACGTATCATAATCGCTTACGAGCCTGTCTGGGCGATCGGCACGGGTAAAACCGCGACGCCTGAACAGGCTCAAGAAATGCATGGCTACATCCGGCGTTTTTTGGCTGAAAAGCACGGCTCTTATGCGGCCGAAACTACCAGAATTCTCTACGGAGGCTCGGTAAAGCCTGAAAACATTGGAGATCTAATGTCGCAGAATGACATTGACGGTGCACTGGTCGGCGGCGCCAGCCTGGAAGCCGAGAGCTTTGCCGGCATAGTGAACTACCGCCGGTAG